In Elaeis guineensis isolate ETL-2024a chromosome 1, EG11, whole genome shotgun sequence, a genomic segment contains:
- the LOC140858630 gene encoding putative 12-oxophytodienoate reductase 11 isoform X1 translates to MAAIPLLTPHKMGKFDLSHRIVLAPLTRSRSYGNIPQPHAILYYSQRTTKGGLLIAEATGVSDTAQGYPETPGIWTKEQVEAWKPIVDAVHAKGGVFFCQLWHVGRVSNYGYQPNGQAPISSTDRGIKPVTLHDGTIGEYSPPRRLRTGEIPHVINDFRLAARNAIEAGFDGVEIHGAHGYLIEQFMKDSVNDRTDEYGGSLENRCRFAIEIVKAIVKEIGADRVGMRLSPFADYVESWDSNPEALGLYMIEALNKYGVAYCHMVEPRMSIVDGRRQIPHRLLPMRKAFKGTFIAAGGYDREEGNKVVEEGYTDLVAYGRWFLANPDLPKRFELNAPLNKYDRFTFYTQDPVIGYTDYPFLECSN, encoded by the exons ATGGCAGCCATCCCTCTTCTGACTCCACACAAGATGGGCAAATTTGATCTTTCTCATAG GATTGTTTTGGCACCATTGACAAGATCAAGATCCTATGGTAATATTCCACAACCACATGCTATCTTGTACTACTCTCAGAGGACCACTAAGGGAGGCTTACTCATAGCCGAAGCCACTGGGGTCTCGGATACGGCCCAAGG ATATCCGGAGACTCCTGGAATATGGACAAAGGAACAGGTGGAAGCTTGGAAGCCAATtgtggatgccgtccatgccaAGGGTGGGGTGTTCTTCTGCCAACTTTGGCATGTGgggagggtgtctaattatg GTTACCAACCTAATGGGCAAGCACCGATTTCTAGCACAGATAGAGGGATCAAACCTGTAACCCTTCACGACGGCACCATTGGAGAGTACTCTCCTCCCCGGAGATTAAGAACAGGGGAAATCCCTCATGTCATCAATGATTTCAGACTTGCTGCAAGGAATGCCATTGAAGCTG GCTTTGATGGAGTTGAAATTCATGGTGCACATGGCTACCTTATCGAACAATTCATGAAAGACAGCGTCAATGATCGAACCGATGAGTACGGTGGCAGCTTAGAAAATCGATGTCGCTTTGCTATAGAAATAGTCAAAGCTATTGTCAAGGAGATTGGAGCAGATAGAGTTGGAATGCGTCTCTCGCCCTTTGCCGACTATGTGGAGAGCTGGGACTCAAATCCAGAAGCCCTTGGACTTTACATGATCGAGGCACTGAACAAGTATGGTGTTGCATATTGCCATATGGTTGAGCCTAGGATGAGCATTGTGGATGGGAGGCGCCAAATACCTCACAGACTACTTCCAATGAGGAAGGCTTTCAAAGGAACTTTTATTGCTGCTGGAGGATATGATAGAGAGGAAGGGAACAAGGTCGTGGaggaaggttatactgatttgGTGGCATATGGTCGTTGGTTTTTGGCTAATCCTGACTTGCCTAAAAGATTTGAACTCAATGCTCCTCTTAACAAGTATGATAGGTTCACGTTCTACACACAAGATCCTGTTATTGGATACACTGACTATCCATTTCTAGAATGCTCAAATTAA
- the LOC105038559 gene encoding putative 12-oxophytodienoate reductase 11: MAAIPLLTPHKMGKFDLSHRIVLAPLTRSRSYDNVPQPHAILYYSQRATKGGLLITEATGVSDTAQGYPETPGIWTKEQVEAWKPIVDAVHAKGGMFFCQIWHVGRTSNYGYQPNGQAPISSTDRGIKPVTLHDGTIEEYSPPRRLKTEEIPHVVNDFRLAARNAIEAGFDGVEIHGAHGYLIEQFMKDSVNDRTDEYGGSLENRCRFALEIVEAIVKEIGADRVGMRLSPFADYMECWDSNPEALGLYMVEALNKYGIVYCHMVEPRMSIVDGRRQIPHRLLPMRKAFKRTFIAAGGYDKEEGNKVVAEGYTDLVAYGRWFLANPDLPKRFELNAPLNKYDRSTFYTPDPVVGYTDYPFLECSY; the protein is encoded by the exons ATGGCAGCCATCCCTCTTCTGACTCCACACAAGATGGGCAAATTTGATCTTTCTCATAG GATTGTTTTGGCACCATTGACGAGATCAAGATCTTATGATAATGTTCCACAACCACATGCTATCTTGTACTACTCTCAGAGGGCCACCAAGGGAGGCCTCCTCATAACCGAAGCCACTGGGGTCTCGGATACGGCCCAAGG ATATCCAGAGACTCCTGGAATATGGACAAAGGAACAGGTGGAAGCTTGGAAGCCAATTGTGGATGCTGTCCATGCCAAGGGTGGGATGTTCTTCTGCCAAATCTGGCATGTGGGGAGGACTTCTAATTATG GTTACCAACCTAACGGGCAAGCACCGATTTCTAGCACAGATAGAGGGATCAAACCTGTAACCCTTCATGATGGCACTATTGAAGAGTACTCTCCTCCCCGGAGATTAAAAACTGAGGAAATCCCTCATGTTGTCAATGATTTCAGACTTGCTGCAAGGAATGCTATTGAAGCTG GCTTTGATGGAGTTGAAATTCATGGCGCACATGGCTACCTTATCGAACAATTCATGAAAGATAGCGTCAACGATCGAACTGATGAATACGGTGGGAGCTTAGAGAATCGATGTCGTTTTGCTTTAGAAATAGTCGAAGCAATTGTCAAAGAGATCGGAGCAGATAGAGTTGGAATGCGTCTCTCGCCCTTCGCCGACTACATGGAGTGTTGGGACTCAAATCCTGAAGCCCTTGGGCTTTACATGGTTGAGGCACTgaacaagtatggcattgtataCTGCCATATGGTTGAGCCTAGGATGAGCATCGTAGATGGGAGGCGCCAAATACCTCATAGGCTGCTTCCAATGAGGAAGGCTTTCAAGAGAACTTTCATTGCTGCCGGAGGATATGATAAGGAGGAAGGAAATAAGGTTGTGGCAGAAGGTTACACTGATTTGGTGGCATATGGTCGCTGGTTCTTGGCTAATCCTGATTTGCCTAAAAGATTTGAGCTCAATGCTCCTCTTAACAAGTATGATAGGTCCACATTCTACACACCAGATCCTGTTGTTGGGTACACAGACTATCCATTCTTGGAATGCTCCTATTAA
- the LOC140858630 gene encoding putative 12-oxophytodienoate reductase 5 isoform X2 has protein sequence MAAIPLLTPHKMGKFDLSHRYPETPGIWTKEQVEAWKPIVDAVHAKGGVFFCQLWHVGRVSNYGYQPNGQAPISSTDRGIKPVTLHDGTIGEYSPPRRLRTGEIPHVINDFRLAARNAIEAGFDGVEIHGAHGYLIEQFMKDSVNDRTDEYGGSLENRCRFAIEIVKAIVKEIGADRVGMRLSPFADYVESWDSNPEALGLYMIEALNKYGVAYCHMVEPRMSIVDGRRQIPHRLLPMRKAFKGTFIAAGGYDREEGNKVVEEGYTDLVAYGRWFLANPDLPKRFELNAPLNKYDRFTFYTQDPVIGYTDYPFLECSN, from the exons ATGGCAGCCATCCCTCTTCTGACTCCACACAAGATGGGCAAATTTGATCTTTCTCATAG ATATCCGGAGACTCCTGGAATATGGACAAAGGAACAGGTGGAAGCTTGGAAGCCAATtgtggatgccgtccatgccaAGGGTGGGGTGTTCTTCTGCCAACTTTGGCATGTGgggagggtgtctaattatg GTTACCAACCTAATGGGCAAGCACCGATTTCTAGCACAGATAGAGGGATCAAACCTGTAACCCTTCACGACGGCACCATTGGAGAGTACTCTCCTCCCCGGAGATTAAGAACAGGGGAAATCCCTCATGTCATCAATGATTTCAGACTTGCTGCAAGGAATGCCATTGAAGCTG GCTTTGATGGAGTTGAAATTCATGGTGCACATGGCTACCTTATCGAACAATTCATGAAAGACAGCGTCAATGATCGAACCGATGAGTACGGTGGCAGCTTAGAAAATCGATGTCGCTTTGCTATAGAAATAGTCAAAGCTATTGTCAAGGAGATTGGAGCAGATAGAGTTGGAATGCGTCTCTCGCCCTTTGCCGACTATGTGGAGAGCTGGGACTCAAATCCAGAAGCCCTTGGACTTTACATGATCGAGGCACTGAACAAGTATGGTGTTGCATATTGCCATATGGTTGAGCCTAGGATGAGCATTGTGGATGGGAGGCGCCAAATACCTCACAGACTACTTCCAATGAGGAAGGCTTTCAAAGGAACTTTTATTGCTGCTGGAGGATATGATAGAGAGGAAGGGAACAAGGTCGTGGaggaaggttatactgatttgGTGGCATATGGTCGTTGGTTTTTGGCTAATCCTGACTTGCCTAAAAGATTTGAACTCAATGCTCCTCTTAACAAGTATGATAGGTTCACGTTCTACACACAAGATCCTGTTATTGGATACACTGACTATCCATTTCTAGAATGCTCAAATTAA
- the LOC105038560 gene encoding LOW QUALITY PROTEIN: 12-oxophytodienoate reductase 1-like (The sequence of the model RefSeq protein was modified relative to this genomic sequence to represent the inferred CDS: substituted 1 base at 1 genomic stop codon) yields MAAIPLLTPHKMGKFDLSHRIVLAPLTRSRSYGNVPQPHAILYYSQRTTKGGLLIAEATGVSDTAQGYPETPGIXTMEQVEAWKPIVDAVHTKGGVFFCQVWHVGRVSNYGYQPNGQAPISSTDRVVKPVTIQEGALEEYSPPRRLRTEEIPRIVNDFRLAARNAIKAGFDGVEIHGAHGYLIEQFMKDSVNNRTDEYGGSLENRCRFALEIVEAIVEEIGADRVGMRLSPFADYMECWDSNPETLGLYMVEALNKYGIAYCHMVEPRMSIVDGRRQIPHRLLPMRKAFKRTFIAAGGYDREEGNKVVAEGYTDLVAYGRWFLANPDLPKRFELNAPLNKYDRSTFYTQDPVVGYTDYPFLKCSN; encoded by the exons atGGCTGCCATCCCTCTTCTGACTCCACACAAGATGGGCAAATTTGATCTTTCTCATAG AATTGTTTTGGCACCATTGACAAGATCAAGATCCTATGGTAATGTTCCACAACCACATGCAATCTTGTACTACTCTCAGAGGACTACCAAGGGAGGCCTTCTCATAGCCGAAGCCACTGGGGTCTCAGATACGGCCCAGGG ATATCCGGAGACTCCTGGGATATAGACAATGGAACAGGTGGAAGCTTGGAAACCAATCGTGGATGCCGTCCATACCAAGGGTGGGGTGTTCTTTTGCCAAGTTTGGCATGTGggtagggtgtctaattatg GTTACCAACCTAATGGACAAGCACCCATTTCCAGCACAGATAGGGTGGTCAAACCTGTAACCATTCAAGAAGGTGCTCTTGAAGAGTACTCTCCTCCTCGAAGATTAAGAACTGAGGAAATCCCTCGCATCGTCAATGATTTCAGACTTGCTGCAAGGAATGCCATTAAAGCAG GCTTTGATGGAGTTGAAATTCATGGTGCACATGGCTATCTTATCGAACAATTCATGAAAGACAGCGTCAATAATCGAACTGATGAATATGGTGGGAGCTTAGAGAATCGATGTCGCTTTGCTTTAGAAATAGTCGAAGCGATCGTCGAAGAGATCGGAGCAGATAGAGTTGGAATGCGTCTCTCACCCTTTGCCGACTACATGGAGTGTTGGGACTCAAATCCAGAAACCCTTGGGCTTTACATGGTGGAGGCACTGAACAAGTATGGCATTGCATATTGCCATATGGTTGAGCCTAGGATGAGCATTGTGGATGGGAGGCGCCAAATACCTCACAGGCTACTTCCAATGAGAAAGGCTTTTAAGAGAACTTTTATTGCTGCCGGAGGATATGATAGAGAGGAAGGGAATAAGGTCGTGGcagaaggttatactgatttgGTGGCATATGGACGCTGGTTTTTGGCTAATCCTGACTTGCCTAAAAGATTTGAGCTCAATGCTCCTCTTAACAAGTATGATAGGTCCACGTTCTACACACAAGATCCTGTTGTTGGATACACAGATTACCCATTCCTAAAATGCTCAAATTAA